In one window of Reinekea forsetii DNA:
- the rpsG gene encoding 30S ribosomal protein S7, protein MPRRRVAAKREILPDPKFGNTQLAKFMNHVMVDGKKSIAEKIVYGALDIVKDKGHENPLELFAKSLESIAPLVEVKSRRVGGATYQVPVEVRPSRREALAMRWLVDASRGRGEKSMRQRLAGELLDSADGKGSAVKKREDVHRMAEANKAFSHYRF, encoded by the coding sequence ATGCCAAGAAGACGCGTCGCTGCGAAGCGTGAAATCCTGCCAGATCCAAAATTTGGCAACACCCAGTTGGCTAAGTTCATGAACCACGTGATGGTTGATGGCAAGAAGTCAATTGCGGAAAAAATCGTTTACGGTGCCTTAGACATCGTAAAAGACAAGGGTCATGAAAACCCTCTCGAACTTTTCGCCAAATCACTCGAAAGTATCGCGCCACTGGTTGAGGTTAAATCTCGCCGGGTTGGTGGTGCTACTTACCAGGTTCCTGTCGAAGTTCGTCCTTCTCGTCGTGAAGCGCTTGCCATGCGTTGGTTGGTCGATGCTTCACGCGGTCGTGGCGAAAAAAGTATGCGTCAACGTCTTGCCGGTGAATTGTTAGATTCAGCAGATGGCAAAGGTTCCGCGGTTAAAAAACGTGAAGACGTGCATCGTATGGCTGAAGCCAACAAAGCATTCTCTCATTATCGCTTCTAA
- the rpsL gene encoding 30S ribosomal protein S12 → MATINQLVRQPRKRVTEASAVRALEACPQRRGVCTRVYTTTPKKPNSALRKVCRVRLTNGYEVSSYIGGEGHNLQEHSVVLIRGGRVKDLPGVRYHTVRGALDTSGVNDRKKARSKYGTKRPKS, encoded by the coding sequence ATGGCTACAATTAACCAGCTCGTTCGTCAACCGCGTAAGCGCGTGACAGAAGCAAGCGCCGTACGGGCTCTAGAAGCGTGCCCTCAACGCCGCGGTGTGTGTACTCGCGTATACACAACTACACCTAAGAAACCTAACTCGGCCTTACGTAAAGTATGTCGTGTGCGGTTAACCAACGGTTACGAAGTGTCTTCGTATATCGGCGGTGAAGGTCACAACCTGCAAGAACACAGTGTTGTGCTGATCCGTGGTGGTCGAGTAAAAGACCTACCAGGTGTTCGTTATCATACGGTTCGTGGTGCTCTGGATACTTCCGGCGTCAACGATCGTAAGAAAGCACGCTCCAAGTACGGTACTAAACGACCAAAAAGCTAG
- the tuf gene encoding elongation factor Tu: protein MGKATFERVKPHVNVGTIGHVDHGKTTLTAALTRVCAETWGGSFVAFDGIDNAPEERERGITISTSHVEYNSPARHYAHVDCPGHADYVKNMITGAAQMDGAILVCSAADGPMPQTREHILLSRQVGVPYIVVFLNKADMVDDEELLELVEMEVRDLLSQYEFPGDDTPIIIGSALMALEGKDDNEMGTTAVRKLVETLDSYIPEPVRAIDQPFLLPIEDVFSISGRGTVVTGRVERGIVNTGNEVQIIGIRATTTSVVTGVEMFRKLLDEGRAGENIGALLRGTKRDDVERGQVLAKPGSITPHTVFESEIYVLSKEEGGRHTPFFKGYRPQFYFRTTDVTGACELPEGVEMVMPGDNVKMVVTLISPIAMDEGLRFAIREGGRTVGAGVVAKIIE from the coding sequence ATGGGTAAGGCTACATTTGAACGAGTTAAGCCCCACGTAAACGTGGGCACAATCGGTCACGTTGACCATGGTAAAACTACTTTGACTGCGGCTTTAACTCGCGTATGTGCAGAGACTTGGGGCGGTTCTTTCGTTGCTTTTGACGGCATCGATAACGCACCGGAAGAGCGTGAGCGTGGTATCACCATCTCTACCTCACACGTTGAGTACAACTCGCCTGCGCGTCACTATGCGCACGTTGACTGTCCTGGACACGCCGATTATGTGAAAAACATGATTACTGGTGCTGCTCAGATGGACGGCGCGATCCTGGTTTGTTCTGCTGCTGATGGCCCGATGCCACAAACGCGTGAGCACATCCTGTTGTCTCGTCAGGTTGGCGTACCGTACATCGTCGTGTTCCTGAACAAGGCTGACATGGTCGATGACGAAGAGTTATTAGAGCTGGTCGAAATGGAAGTTCGTGACCTGTTGTCACAGTACGAATTCCCAGGTGACGACACGCCTATCATCATCGGTTCTGCACTGATGGCATTGGAAGGCAAAGACGACAACGAAATGGGCACTACCGCTGTTCGTAAACTGGTTGAAACTCTGGATTCTTATATTCCTGAGCCAGTTCGCGCCATCGACCAGCCTTTCTTGTTGCCGATCGAAGATGTTTTCTCAATCTCTGGTCGTGGCACCGTGGTTACAGGTCGTGTTGAACGCGGCATCGTAAACACCGGTAACGAAGTTCAGATCATCGGTATTCGTGCGACTACAACTTCGGTTGTAACGGGCGTTGAAATGTTCCGTAAGCTGCTTGACGAAGGTCGTGCAGGCGAGAACATCGGTGCGTTATTGCGTGGTACTAAGCGCGACGACGTTGAACGTGGCCAAGTATTAGCGAAGCCAGGTTCTATCACTCCGCACACAGTTTTCGAGTCTGAAATCTACGTGTTGAGCAAAGAAGAAGGCGGACGTCATACTCCGTTCTTCAAGGGCTATCGTCCACAGTTCTACTTCCGTACAACCGATGTAACGGGTGCGTGTGAACTGCCAGAAGGCGTTGAAATGGTTATGCCAGGTGACAACGTTAAGATGGTTGTGACTCTGATCTCTCCAATCGCGATGGATGAAGGCTTGCGCTTCGCCATTCGTGAAGGCGGCCGTACTGTTGGCGCCGGTGTTGTTGCTAAAATCATCGAGTAA
- the fusA gene encoding elongation factor G, whose amino-acid sequence MARKTPLERYRNIGIVAHVDAGKTTTTERVLFYTGISHKIGEVHDGAATMDWMEQEQERGITITSAATTCFWRGMGKQFDEHRINIIDTPGHVDFTIEVERSLRVLDGAVVVLCASSGVQPQTETVWRQANKYHVPRMVFVNKMDRAGADFLFVLEQMKDRLGANAIAMQLPIGAEDDFSGVIDLVLMKAIHWNMEDQGMTFEYGEIPADMADISAEYRLKLVEAAAEANDELMEKYMETETLSVEDLKIGLRARTIAGEIVLTHCGSAFKNKGVQAVLDSVIEYMPSPTEVKPIEGILDDGVTHEAVLASDDVPFAALAFKIATDPFVGTLTFVRVYGGVLKSGDAVFNSVRGKKDRVGRMVQMHANNREEIKELAAGDIGALIGVKDVTTGDTFCDPSHIITLERMDFPEPVISVAVEPKTKADQEKMGVALGKLAQEDPSFRVHTDEETAQTIIGGQGELHLDIIVDRMKREFKVECNVGAPQVAYRERIRESAEIDSKFARQSGGRGQYGHVVIRFEPAEDPNAEGLVFVNEVVGGTVPKEYIPAVQKGIEEQMKNGILAGYPLLGLKATLIDGSYHDVDSNEMAFKISASMAVKKLKERANPALLEPVMQVEVVTPEDYMGDVMGDLNRRRGTLQGMGDGPTGKVIDAEVPLSEMFGYATSLRSMSQGRASYTMEFAAYKEAPNNVVESIIKKS is encoded by the coding sequence GTGGCTCGCAAAACTCCTTTAGAACGCTACCGAAATATCGGTATCGTAGCGCATGTAGACGCTGGTAAGACAACGACTACAGAGCGCGTCCTTTTCTACACCGGTATTTCTCATAAAATCGGTGAGGTGCACGATGGTGCAGCGACAATGGATTGGATGGAACAAGAGCAGGAGCGTGGTATTACCATTACTTCTGCTGCTACCACCTGTTTTTGGCGTGGTATGGGTAAGCAATTTGACGAACATCGGATCAATATCATTGATACGCCGGGCCACGTTGACTTCACCATTGAAGTTGAACGTTCGCTGCGCGTACTCGATGGTGCTGTCGTGGTGCTCTGTGCTTCCTCGGGCGTGCAACCGCAAACGGAAACTGTATGGCGTCAAGCCAATAAATACCATGTTCCGCGTATGGTGTTCGTCAACAAGATGGACCGTGCCGGCGCTGACTTTCTGTTTGTTTTAGAGCAAATGAAAGATCGCTTGGGTGCCAACGCTATTGCTATGCAATTGCCTATTGGTGCCGAGGACGATTTCAGCGGTGTAATCGATCTAGTATTAATGAAAGCCATTCACTGGAATATGGAAGACCAGGGTATGACCTTCGAATACGGAGAGATTCCAGCTGATATGGCCGACATCTCTGCCGAGTACCGTCTGAAATTGGTTGAAGCTGCTGCTGAAGCCAACGACGAGTTGATGGAAAAGTACATGGAAACTGAAACCTTGTCGGTCGAAGACCTCAAGATCGGTTTGCGTGCACGTACCATTGCCGGTGAGATCGTTTTGACTCACTGCGGTTCTGCGTTCAAGAACAAGGGTGTGCAAGCCGTTCTCGACAGCGTGATCGAATACATGCCGTCGCCAACTGAAGTGAAGCCAATTGAAGGTATTTTGGACGATGGCGTAACGCATGAAGCGGTACTGGCATCCGATGATGTACCTTTTGCGGCTTTGGCCTTCAAAATCGCTACTGACCCATTCGTGGGTACTTTGACCTTTGTCCGTGTCTACGGCGGAGTATTGAAGTCTGGTGATGCGGTGTTCAACTCGGTTCGTGGTAAAAAAGACCGCGTCGGCCGTATGGTTCAGATGCACGCTAACAACCGTGAAGAGATCAAAGAATTGGCAGCCGGTGATATCGGTGCGTTGATCGGCGTGAAAGATGTGACCACTGGGGACACCTTCTGTGACCCGAGCCACATCATCACGTTGGAGCGCATGGACTTTCCCGAGCCGGTTATCTCTGTTGCTGTTGAACCAAAAACCAAGGCCGACCAAGAGAAAATGGGTGTTGCTTTGGGTAAGTTGGCTCAAGAAGATCCTTCTTTCCGGGTTCATACCGACGAAGAAACCGCACAAACGATCATCGGTGGTCAGGGTGAATTGCACCTTGATATCATCGTTGACCGCATGAAGCGTGAGTTCAAAGTAGAATGTAATGTTGGTGCGCCACAAGTGGCCTACCGAGAGCGCATTCGTGAATCGGCCGAAATTGACTCCAAGTTTGCCCGTCAGTCGGGCGGTCGTGGTCAGTACGGTCACGTGGTTATTCGCTTTGAACCTGCTGAAGATCCAAACGCTGAAGGCCTCGTTTTTGTAAACGAAGTGGTCGGCGGTACGGTACCGAAGGAATACATTCCTGCTGTTCAGAAAGGTATTGAAGAGCAGATGAAGAATGGTATTTTAGCCGGTTATCCGTTGCTTGGTCTGAAAGCGACATTGATTGATGGTTCCTATCACGATGTCGACTCAAACGAGATGGCGTTTAAGATCTCTGCCTCGATGGCCGTCAAAAAGCTGAAAGAGAGAGCGAATCCGGCCCTATTGGAGCCCGTCATGCAGGTTGAAGTTGTTACACCTGAAGACTACATGGGCGACGTTATGGGCGACTTGAACCGTCGTCGTGGCACACTGCAAGGTATGGGTGATGGTCCGACAGGTAAGGTCATTGACGCAGAAGTACCGCTTTCCGAAATGTTCGGTTATGCAACGTCTTTGCGCTCTATGTCTCAAGGTCGAGCGTCTTATACAATGGAATTTGCAGCTTATAAAGAAGCTCCAAATAACGTTGTTGAATCTATCATTAAAAAATCGTAA
- the glgB gene encoding 1,4-alpha-glucan branching protein GlgB — translation MTHLAKRLNNVLEARPFDSLGVFPQDKAWLIRVFLPDVDRVRALSIDGTVDYGAMDQAGPGLFELCVEGADKPVYSLQVEKGKDSWRVVDAYQFTERALEDFPCSSDTLYKTMGAQLCSTPTRQGPLHGVRFAVYAPNARSVSVIGDFNHWDGRIHPMQSSEDGIWRLFVPELAAGAKYKFELKDMRGHLLPHKSDPYNFYCAQYPEFNSIVFDHSQYPWQDQAWQAREIVAATKAPMTTYELHVGSWRHMEGRPMTYRELADHLIPYLCEMNFSHVEFVPISEHPFDGSWGYQPLGLFAPTSRYGTPDDFKYFVDQCHQQNIAVLVDWVPAHFPSDTHGLARFDGTALYEYEDPQRGWHPDWNSYIYDFGRFTVRDFLISSALVWLDYFHIDGLRVDAVASMLYLDYSRESGEWVPNVNGGNHNYEAIELVKRFNTTVYGRFPKAITIAEESTAFDGVTRPVFAGGLGFGFKWNMGWMHDSLAYIGRDPVHRAYHHDELTFSMVYSFNENFVLPLSHDEVVHGKGSILARMPGDEWQKTANLRAYYGYMYGHPGKKLNFMGNEFAQGIEWNHQAQLDWYLLQFERHSGMQNLFKDLNRLHRDEAALHQRDCDPSGFRWLNHSDSAASVFSFARFGDQGELVLVVSNMTPTPHARYRIGVPSAGQYEIILNTDSHFYGGSNYHIGNLYDSADEPANGLEFSLDISVPPLATIFLKRI, via the coding sequence ATGACTCATCTTGCGAAGCGACTAAACAATGTTCTCGAAGCGCGGCCATTCGATTCCTTAGGTGTTTTTCCGCAGGATAAGGCATGGTTGATACGAGTCTTCCTGCCGGATGTTGATCGCGTTCGGGCGCTGTCTATTGATGGCACAGTAGATTACGGAGCGATGGACCAGGCAGGTCCCGGTTTGTTCGAATTGTGTGTTGAAGGCGCTGATAAACCTGTTTATAGCCTCCAGGTCGAGAAGGGGAAGGATAGCTGGCGGGTCGTGGACGCCTACCAGTTCACCGAACGCGCCCTCGAGGATTTCCCGTGCAGTTCAGATACCCTGTATAAAACCATGGGTGCTCAGTTATGCAGCACTCCGACCCGTCAGGGTCCGCTGCACGGTGTGCGCTTTGCCGTCTATGCCCCCAATGCTCGATCGGTCAGTGTGATCGGCGATTTTAACCATTGGGATGGTCGGATTCATCCGATGCAAAGCAGTGAGGATGGTATCTGGCGCCTGTTTGTGCCGGAACTTGCTGCCGGCGCCAAATACAAGTTCGAATTAAAGGACATGCGCGGGCACCTGTTGCCGCACAAGTCCGATCCTTATAACTTCTATTGCGCCCAATATCCGGAATTCAATTCCATTGTCTTTGATCACAGCCAGTATCCGTGGCAGGACCAGGCCTGGCAAGCACGCGAGATTGTTGCGGCAACCAAGGCCCCAATGACGACCTATGAGCTGCATGTTGGGTCGTGGCGCCATATGGAAGGTCGCCCCATGACTTACCGCGAACTGGCCGACCATCTGATTCCTTATCTCTGTGAAATGAACTTCAGCCACGTCGAATTCGTACCGATCAGTGAGCATCCATTCGATGGCAGTTGGGGATACCAACCATTAGGGCTTTTTGCGCCGACCAGCCGATATGGCACGCCCGATGACTTCAAGTATTTTGTCGATCAATGCCATCAACAAAACATCGCGGTTCTGGTCGATTGGGTACCAGCCCATTTCCCCTCTGATACCCACGGCCTAGCCCGATTCGATGGCACAGCGCTCTACGAATATGAAGATCCGCAACGCGGTTGGCACCCCGACTGGAACTCCTATATTTACGATTTTGGGCGCTTCACTGTGCGCGACTTCCTGATCTCATCGGCCTTGGTTTGGCTCGATTATTTCCATATTGACGGCCTGCGGGTCGATGCCGTCGCCTCAATGCTGTACCTGGACTACTCGCGCGAAAGTGGCGAATGGGTCCCGAACGTGAACGGTGGCAACCACAATTATGAGGCCATTGAACTGGTCAAGCGCTTTAATACCACCGTTTATGGCCGATTCCCGAAAGCCATCACCATTGCCGAGGAGTCAACCGCCTTTGATGGGGTTACCCGGCCGGTCTTCGCCGGCGGCTTGGGCTTTGGGTTTAAATGGAACATGGGTTGGATGCATGACTCGCTTGCCTACATTGGCCGTGACCCGGTGCATCGAGCCTACCACCATGACGAATTGACTTTTTCGATGGTTTATTCATTTAACGAGAACTTCGTCTTGCCCCTATCCCACGATGAGGTCGTGCACGGCAAGGGCTCCATCCTGGCGCGGATGCCGGGCGATGAATGGCAAAAAACCGCGAACTTACGGGCCTATTATGGCTATATGTACGGTCACCCTGGGAAAAAATTAAACTTTATGGGCAACGAATTCGCCCAGGGTATCGAGTGGAACCACCAGGCCCAACTTGACTGGTATTTGTTGCAGTTCGAACGTCACAGCGGCATGCAAAACTTATTCAAGGATCTCAATCGGTTGCATCGTGATGAAGCCGCCTTGCATCAACGTGACTGCGATCCGAGTGGCTTCCGCTGGTTGAACCACAGCGACTCCGCCGCCAGTGTGTTCAGCTTTGCCCGGTTTGGTGATCAGGGCGAGCTGGTGCTGGTAGTTTCGAATATGACGCCCACGCCCCATGCTCGCTACCGGATCGGCGTGCCCAGTGCCGGTCAATATGAAATAATCCTCAACACCGATTCGCATTTTTATGGTGGAAGCAATTACCATATCGGCAATCTATATGACAGCGCCGATGAACCGGCCAACGGGCTAGAATTTTCATTGGATATTAGCGTGCCGCCGTTGGCGACCATTTTTCTGAAGCGAATTTAA
- the rpoC gene encoding DNA-directed RNA polymerase subunit beta' has product MKDLLNLLKTQGQAEEFDSIRIGLASPDMIRSWSFGEVKKPETINYRTFKPERDGLFCARIFGPIKDYECLCGKYKRLKHRGVICEKCGVEVTQAKVRRERMGHIELAAPVAHIWFLKSLPSRIGLMLDMTLRDIERILYYESFVVIDPGLTSLERGQLLTDEEYYESIEEFGDDFDARMGAEAVQRLLEAMDLEGEISTLREEIPATNSETKIKKLSKRLKLLEAFHKSGNLPQWMVLTVLPVLPPDLRPLVPLDGGRFATSDLNDLYRRVINRNNRLKRLLELSAPDIIVRNEKRMLQESVDALLDNGRRGRAITGSNRRPLKSLADMIKGKQGRFRQNLLGKRVDYSGRSVIVVGPTLRLHQCGLPKKMALELFKPFIFSKLEHRGLATTIKAAKKMVEREEPIVWDILDDVIREHPVLLNRAPTLHRLGIQAFEPVLIEGKAINLHPLVCAAYNADFDGDQMAVHIPLTIEAQLESRALMMSTNNILSPASGEPIIVPSQDVVLGLYYMTRARINAKGEGMVFSNIEEVQRAYGAEQVALQAIVKVRIRQVLIGDDGVRVEKIAIEDTTVGRAILFSIAPDGMPFDMVNQPMKKKAISGLLNECYRSVGLKETVVFADQVMYMGFNYATKSGSSIGVNDFVIPKAKYVILGAAEAEVQEVEEQFAQGLITQGEKYNKVVDLWSRANDQIAKAMMEGISREFTTDRNGNEVEQDSFNAVFMMADSGARGSATQIRQLAGMRGLMAKPDGSIIENPIKANFREGLSVGEYFISTHGARKGLADTALKTASSGYLTRRLVDVAQDVVVTEEDCGTQEGIILEPVIDGGDIVFPLSKQVLGRVNAVDIIDPATDEIVIPAGTMLDEKWIERIDQLGVDIIKVRSSISCETRFGICAQCYGRDLARGHRINIGEAVGIIAAQSIGEPGTQLTMRTFHIGGAASSSSAIDNVQISHGGSVHLHNVKTVVREDGHLVVVSRSGLLAVADEHGRERERYKLPYGSVVSVKDGAKVDSGEVVVRWDPHTHPIVSEVAGTIQFIGMDEGSTINRKVDDLTGVSTVEIIPQAQRNALGKEIRPMIKLVDGEGRDILIGSTNQPVQYFLPDSALLNLHDRAAVKVGDVLARIPQASSGNKDITGGLPRVADLFEARKPKESAILAEMSGTFTFGKETKGKKRIMITPHDGSEPYEELIPKWRQMNVFEGENVEKGEVLSDGPMNPHDILRVLGVEALAKYVVKEIQEVYRLQGVVINDKHIEVICRQMLRKALITDSGQTNFIKGDQVEFMHLLEGNDLAVTEDKQIAKFERVLLGITKASLATESFISAASFQETTRVLTEGAVTGKRDYLRGLKENVVVGRLIPAGTGLAYHAERKKRRLERTTAKPTISASEVEAALSQALNK; this is encoded by the coding sequence ATGAAAGACTTACTAAACCTGCTGAAAACACAAGGCCAGGCCGAAGAATTCGATTCGATACGAATCGGACTGGCATCACCGGACATGATTCGTTCATGGTCTTTTGGTGAAGTGAAGAAGCCGGAAACAATTAACTACCGTACGTTCAAACCTGAGCGTGACGGTTTGTTCTGCGCGCGTATCTTTGGCCCAATCAAAGATTACGAATGCCTCTGTGGCAAGTATAAGCGTCTGAAGCATCGTGGTGTGATTTGTGAGAAGTGTGGCGTTGAAGTCACCCAGGCCAAGGTGCGACGTGAGCGGATGGGCCATATTGAATTGGCAGCACCGGTTGCGCACATCTGGTTCTTGAAATCACTGCCATCTCGTATTGGTTTGATGTTGGATATGACCCTGCGTGATATCGAACGGATACTCTATTACGAAAGCTTTGTAGTTATCGATCCGGGCTTGACCAGCTTGGAGCGCGGTCAATTGCTGACCGATGAAGAATACTATGAGTCGATCGAAGAGTTCGGCGATGACTTCGATGCCCGCATGGGTGCCGAAGCCGTTCAGCGTCTGCTGGAAGCCATGGATCTTGAAGGTGAGATTTCTACCCTGCGCGAAGAAATTCCCGCAACTAACTCCGAAACCAAGATCAAGAAGCTGTCCAAGCGTTTGAAGCTGCTCGAAGCCTTCCACAAGTCGGGCAATTTGCCGCAGTGGATGGTGTTGACGGTTCTGCCTGTGTTGCCCCCGGATTTACGTCCGTTGGTACCGCTTGACGGTGGCCGTTTCGCAACCTCCGATCTAAACGATCTGTATCGCCGAGTGATTAACCGTAACAACCGCTTAAAGCGCTTGTTAGAGTTGTCAGCGCCGGACATCATCGTGCGCAACGAAAAGCGTATGTTGCAAGAATCAGTTGATGCCTTGCTCGACAACGGACGTCGCGGCCGAGCCATTACCGGTTCTAACCGTCGTCCGTTGAAGTCGCTTGCCGATATGATCAAGGGTAAGCAGGGTCGTTTCCGACAAAACCTCTTGGGTAAGCGAGTCGACTATTCAGGTCGTTCGGTTATCGTGGTCGGACCAACACTGCGTTTGCATCAATGCGGTTTGCCGAAGAAAATGGCTTTGGAACTGTTCAAGCCGTTTATCTTTAGCAAGCTGGAGCACCGCGGTTTGGCGACCACCATCAAGGCCGCCAAGAAGATGGTTGAGCGCGAGGAACCGATCGTTTGGGATATCCTCGACGATGTGATTCGTGAACATCCAGTCTTGTTGAACCGCGCCCCAACCCTTCACCGTCTGGGTATCCAGGCGTTTGAACCGGTATTGATCGAAGGCAAGGCCATTAACCTGCATCCTCTCGTTTGTGCGGCTTATAATGCCGACTTCGACGGTGACCAGATGGCTGTGCACATTCCGTTGACCATTGAAGCGCAGCTCGAATCACGCGCCCTGATGATGTCGACCAACAACATTCTGTCACCGGCTTCCGGTGAGCCTATTATCGTTCCATCGCAGGACGTTGTCTTGGGTCTGTATTACATGACTCGTGCGCGTATCAATGCGAAGGGCGAAGGCATGGTGTTCTCGAACATCGAAGAAGTCCAGCGCGCCTACGGTGCTGAGCAGGTTGCCCTGCAGGCCATCGTTAAGGTCCGTATTCGCCAGGTCTTGATCGGTGATGACGGCGTTCGAGTCGAGAAGATTGCCATTGAAGACACCACAGTTGGACGTGCAATCCTGTTCTCTATCGCGCCCGATGGTATGCCATTTGACATGGTCAACCAGCCGATGAAGAAGAAAGCCATTTCCGGTTTGCTCAACGAGTGCTATCGCTCGGTGGGACTGAAGGAAACGGTGGTCTTTGCCGACCAGGTTATGTACATGGGCTTCAATTACGCGACTAAATCCGGTTCTTCTATTGGTGTGAATGACTTTGTTATTCCAAAAGCCAAGTATGTGATACTCGGCGCAGCCGAAGCGGAAGTTCAGGAAGTTGAAGAACAATTTGCTCAGGGTCTGATCACCCAGGGTGAAAAATACAACAAGGTGGTCGATCTCTGGTCACGTGCCAATGACCAAATTGCCAAAGCGATGATGGAAGGAATCTCACGAGAATTCACCACCGACCGCAATGGTAACGAAGTTGAGCAGGATTCGTTTAACGCCGTCTTTATGATGGCCGATTCCGGTGCTCGAGGCAGCGCGACGCAGATTCGTCAGCTCGCCGGTATGCGAGGCCTGATGGCTAAGCCAGATGGCTCGATCATCGAAAACCCGATTAAGGCAAACTTCCGCGAAGGCTTGTCGGTAGGTGAATACTTCATCTCCACTCACGGCGCGCGAAAAGGTTTGGCCGATACGGCACTGAAAACGGCATCGTCGGGTTACCTGACGCGTCGCTTGGTAGATGTAGCGCAAGACGTGGTGGTAACCGAAGAAGACTGTGGCACCCAGGAAGGTATTATCTTGGAGCCGGTCATCGACGGCGGCGACATCGTCTTCCCATTGAGTAAGCAGGTATTGGGTCGAGTCAATGCGGTCGATATTATCGATCCGGCGACCGACGAGATAGTGATCCCTGCAGGCACCATGCTCGATGAAAAATGGATTGAACGCATTGACCAGCTCGGTGTCGATATCATTAAGGTACGCTCATCCATCTCGTGCGAGACACGCTTTGGTATCTGTGCCCAGTGTTATGGTCGCGACCTGGCCCGTGGCCATCGGATCAATATCGGTGAGGCGGTCGGTATTATTGCCGCTCAGTCGATCGGTGAGCCTGGTACTCAGCTGACGATGCGGACCTTCCACATCGGCGGCGCGGCCTCCAGTTCTTCTGCGATCGATAACGTCCAGATCAGCCATGGCGGCAGCGTGCATTTGCACAACGTCAAGACGGTTGTCCGTGAAGACGGTCATCTGGTCGTGGTAAGCCGTTCAGGCCTGTTGGCAGTAGCCGATGAGCATGGCCGTGAGCGTGAGCGGTACAAGCTGCCGTACGGTTCTGTAGTTAGCGTTAAAGACGGCGCCAAGGTCGATTCAGGTGAGGTTGTGGTTCGTTGGGATCCGCACACTCACCCCATCGTGTCGGAGGTGGCCGGTACCATCCAATTTATTGGTATGGACGAAGGCAGCACGATCAACCGTAAGGTCGATGATTTAACCGGTGTCAGTACCGTTGAAATCATCCCCCAGGCTCAGCGTAATGCCCTCGGTAAAGAAATTCGTCCGATGATTAAATTGGTCGATGGTGAAGGTCGTGACATATTGATCGGCAGCACCAATCAGCCGGTACAGTACTTCCTGCCGGACAGCGCGCTGTTAAACCTGCATGACCGAGCAGCTGTTAAGGTCGGTGATGTATTGGCTCGTATCCCGCAAGCCAGCAGTGGCAACAAGGATATTACCGGTGGTTTGCCACGGGTTGCGGATCTATTTGAAGCCCGTAAGCCGAAAGAATCCGCCATCTTGGCGGAAATGTCCGGTACCTTTACCTTCGGTAAAGAGACCAAGGGCAAGAAGCGCATCATGATCACCCCGCACGATGGTTCTGAGCCGTATGAGGAATTGATTCCGAAATGGCGCCAGATGAACGTGTTCGAAGGTGAGAACGTCGAAAAAGGCGAAGTACTGTCTGACGGCCCAATGAACCCACACGATATTCTGCGTGTGCTCGGGGTTGAAGCCTTGGCCAAGTATGTGGTCAAGGAAATTCAGGAAGTATATCGACTCCAGGGTGTTGTCATCAACGACAAACACATTGAAGTCATTTGCCGCCAGATGCTGCGTAAAGCATTGATTACCGACAGTGGACAGACTAATTTCATCAAGGGCGACCAAGTTGAATTTATGCATCTGTTGGAAGGTAACGACTTAGCGGTCACCGAAGATAAGCAGATCGCCAAGTTTGAGCGTGTGTTGCTGGGTATCACCAAGGCATCACTGGCCACCGAGTCCTTTATCTCTGCCGCATCGTTCCAAGAAACGACGCGTGTATTGACCGAAGGTGCGGTAACCGGCAAACGCGACTATTTACGCGGTCTGAAAGAAAACGTAGTGGTAGGTCGCTTGATTCCTGCCGGTACCGGTCTTGCGTATCACGCTGAACGTAAGAAAAGACGTCTTGAACGAACCACAGCCAAGCCGACGATCAGTGCATCGGAAGTTGAAGCTGCGCTCAGTCAGGCGTTAAATAAGTAG
- a CDS encoding NUDIX hydrolase gives MKRACPIVYRESAMGLEILAFSQPTAGKQLVTGLIGAKETLAASCVRSLRQASGLKGKAKRYIGKELMADVDATYGFYLMETDPILVEHWQVAEVSDEHEPNEFFWHRLDQPLGEDWQPLYQELISYIARHFNPVTGQPSDP, from the coding sequence ATGAAAAGAGCCTGTCCGATCGTTTATCGAGAGTCTGCCATGGGGCTTGAGATCTTGGCGTTCAGCCAACCCACCGCTGGCAAGCAGCTGGTGACCGGTCTTATCGGTGCCAAAGAGACCTTGGCGGCATCCTGTGTGCGCTCACTACGCCAGGCATCGGGTCTTAAAGGTAAAGCGAAGCGCTATATTGGCAAGGAACTGATGGCGGACGTCGACGCGACCTATGGCTTCTACCTGATGGAGACCGACCCAATCCTGGTGGAGCATTGGCAGGTCGCCGAGGTCAGCGATGAGCATGAGCCTAATGAGTTCTTCTGGCATCGGCTCGATCAGCCTCTGGGTGAGGACTGGCAGCCGCTCTACCAGGAGCTCATCAGTTATATTGCCCGACACTTTAATCCAGTAACCGGCCAACCCTCCGATCCCTAG